In Herbaspirillum sp. WKF16, one genomic interval encodes:
- a CDS encoding phosphoribosyl-ATP diphosphatase, translating to MSETLKRLAQVIESRKPANGGNPEKSYVAKLFSKGDDAILKKIGEEATETVMAAKDARVSGDKSKVLYECADLWFHSMVMLAQFELSPQDVLDELARREGLSGLEEKAARGD from the coding sequence ATGAGCGAAACCCTGAAGCGGCTGGCGCAAGTCATCGAGTCGCGCAAGCCGGCCAACGGCGGCAATCCCGAGAAATCCTACGTCGCCAAGCTGTTTTCCAAGGGCGACGACGCCATCTTGAAGAAGATCGGCGAAGAGGCCACCGAAACCGTGATGGCCGCCAAGGACGCGCGCGTCTCCGGCGACAAGTCCAAGGTGCTCTACGAATGCGCCGACCTCTGGTTCCATTCCATGGTGATGCTGGCCCAGTTCGAGCTGTCGCCGCAGGACGTGCTGGACGAGCTGGCTCGCCGCGAGGGCTTGTCCGGACTGGAAGAGAAAGCCGCGCGCGGCGACTGA
- the tatB gene encoding Sec-independent protein translocase protein TatB gives MIDIGLSKLALIGVVALVVIGPERLPKVARMAGTLFGRAQRYINDVKSEVSREIELDELRKMQKDVEQAASDVSGSIHKSMSDTEASINDAWNGGDSASAGSVESGAESWKRTPNADLLSIKAKAFRRKKLARTTAVPSWYKHQSGRKTRVISASARVAKYRPISASKSAGFF, from the coding sequence ATGATTGATATAGGCCTTTCCAAGCTGGCCCTGATCGGCGTGGTCGCGCTGGTCGTGATCGGCCCCGAGCGCCTGCCCAAGGTGGCGCGCATGGCCGGCACCTTGTTCGGCCGCGCGCAGCGCTACATCAACGACGTCAAGTCCGAGGTCAGCCGCGAGATCGAGCTCGACGAGCTGCGCAAGATGCAAAAGGATGTCGAGCAGGCCGCCAGCGACGTGTCCGGCAGCATCCACAAGAGCATGTCCGATACCGAGGCCTCGATCAACGACGCCTGGAACGGCGGCGACTCGGCCTCCGCCGGCAGCGTCGAGAGCGGCGCCGAGTCCTGGAAGCGCACGCCCAATGCCGACTTGCTTTCGATCAAGGCCAAGGCCTTCCGCCGCAAGAAGCTGGCGCGCACCACCGCCGTGCCCTCCTGGTACAAGCACCAGAGCGGCCGCAAGACGCGCGTCATTTCGGCCTCGGCGCGGGTCGCGAAATATCGCCCGATCAGCGCCAGCAAGTCCGCCGGCTTCTTTTAA
- the hisF gene encoding imidazole glycerol phosphate synthase subunit HisF, whose product MALAKRIIPCLDVTAGRVVKGVNFLELRDAGDPVEIARRYDEQGADELTFLDITASSDGRDLILDIIEAVASQVFIPLTVGGGVRAVDDVRRLLNAGADKVGINTSAVTNPQLVADAAGKYGSQCIVVAIDAKRVGDGKWEVYTHGGRNATGLDAVEWARNMARLGAGEILLTSMDRDGTKSGFDLALTRAVSEAVSIPVIASGGVGGLQDLADGVTKGRADAVLAASIFHYGQHTVQEAKRFMADQNISMRLA is encoded by the coding sequence ATGGCCCTCGCAAAACGCATCATCCCTTGCCTGGACGTGACCGCCGGTCGCGTCGTCAAGGGCGTCAATTTCCTCGAGCTGCGCGACGCCGGCGACCCGGTCGAGATCGCGCGCCGCTATGACGAGCAGGGCGCCGACGAACTGACCTTCCTCGACATCACCGCCTCCTCCGACGGGCGCGACCTGATCCTCGACATCATCGAGGCGGTGGCGTCGCAAGTCTTCATCCCCTTGACGGTCGGCGGCGGCGTGCGCGCGGTCGACGATGTGCGGCGCCTGCTGAACGCCGGCGCCGACAAGGTCGGCATCAACACCTCCGCCGTGACCAATCCGCAGCTGGTGGCCGACGCCGCCGGCAAGTACGGATCCCAGTGCATCGTGGTGGCCATCGACGCCAAGCGCGTCGGCGACGGCAAGTGGGAGGTCTACACCCATGGCGGGCGCAACGCCACCGGGCTGGACGCGGTCGAATGGGCGCGCAACATGGCGCGCCTGGGCGCCGGCGAGATCCTGCTGACCAGCATGGACCGCGACGGCACCAAGAGCGGTTTCGACCTGGCGCTGACCCGCGCCGTGTCGGAAGCGGTCAGCATTCCCGTGATCGCCTCGGGCGGCGTCGGCGGCCTGCAGGACCTGGCCGACGGCGTGACCAAGGGCCGTGCCGACGCCGTGCTGGCGGCCAGCATCTTCCACTACGGCCAGCACACCGTGCAGGAAGCCAAGCGCTTCATGGCCGACCAGAACATTTCCATGAGGCTGGCATGA
- a CDS encoding histidine triad nucleotide-binding protein, producing the protein MDNCIFCKIAAGEIPSKKVYEDEDVIAFHDINPAAPVHFLIVPRKHIPTLTECGPEDTVLLGKMAALAPKLAAEQGCGYRLDGDGKPSGGFKTLFNTGPDGGQEVYHLHMHVIGGPHPWRVKFVQQ; encoded by the coding sequence TTGGATAATTGCATTTTCTGTAAGATCGCCGCCGGCGAGATCCCGTCGAAGAAGGTCTACGAAGACGAGGACGTGATCGCCTTCCACGACATCAACCCGGCCGCGCCGGTGCACTTCCTGATCGTGCCGCGCAAGCACATCCCGACCTTGACCGAATGCGGCCCGGAAGACACCGTGCTGCTGGGCAAGATGGCGGCGCTGGCGCCCAAGCTGGCTGCCGAGCAGGGCTGCGGCTACCGGCTCGACGGCGACGGCAAGCCCAGCGGCGGCTTCAAGACGCTGTTCAACACCGGACCGGACGGTGGGCAGGAGGTGTACCATCTGCATATGCACGTGATCGGCGGCCCGCATCCGTGGCGCGTGAAGTTCGTGCAACAATGA
- the tatA gene encoding Sec-independent protein translocase subunit TatA — MGSFSIWHWLIVLVIVMVVFGTKKLGNMGSDLGKAVKGFKDGVKGEEEKKDQAIDVQAKEKDKSGS; from the coding sequence ATGGGTTCGTTCAGTATCTGGCATTGGCTGATTGTTCTGGTGATCGTGATGGTGGTCTTCGGCACCAAGAAGCTCGGCAACATGGGTTCCGACCTGGGCAAGGCGGTCAAGGGTTTCAAGGACGGCGTCAAGGGCGAGGAAGAAAAGAAGGACCAGGCCATCGACGTGCAGGCCAAGGAAAAGGACAAGTCCGGCAGCTGA
- a CDS encoding DUF2461 domain-containing protein encodes MHVRDLIQFLGELTENNNRAWFVMNKPRYDILREEFLALTIKLIAEISKFDPAIAGCNPKKALFRINRDMRFSHDKSPYKTHFSAAITASGLKKPSQGGGPAYYFHIDAEGKLLIAGGEYLPPPDRLRAIRNRVIEDAAGFNKMRKTKKLVETYGDLQEEGKLVRPPKGFDPASPNIEYVKLKSFIVWTDVSIKKKIPADLGGDVLEGFKDAYPLVKWLRGIPLVSPEE; translated from the coding sequence ATGCACGTGCGCGACCTGATCCAGTTCCTGGGCGAACTGACCGAAAACAACAACCGCGCCTGGTTCGTGATGAACAAGCCGCGCTACGACATCCTGCGCGAGGAGTTCCTGGCGCTGACCATCAAGCTGATCGCCGAGATCAGCAAGTTCGACCCGGCCATCGCCGGCTGCAACCCGAAGAAGGCGCTGTTCCGCATCAACCGCGACATGCGCTTCTCCCACGACAAGAGCCCCTACAAGACGCACTTCTCCGCGGCCATCACCGCCAGCGGCCTGAAGAAGCCCAGCCAGGGCGGCGGTCCGGCCTACTACTTCCACATCGACGCCGAGGGCAAGCTGTTGATTGCCGGCGGCGAATACCTGCCGCCGCCGGATCGCCTGCGCGCCATCCGCAATCGCGTGATCGAGGACGCGGCCGGCTTCAACAAGATGCGCAAGACCAAGAAGCTGGTCGAGACCTACGGCGACCTGCAGGAAGAGGGCAAGCTGGTGCGCCCGCCCAAGGGCTTCGATCCGGCCAGTCCCAACATCGAATACGTGAAGTTGAAGAGCTTCATCGTCTGGACCGACGTCAGCATCAAGAAGAAGATTCCCGCCGATCTCGGCGGGGATGTGCTGGAAGGGTTCAAGGATGCCTATCCGCTGGTGAAGTGGCTGCGCGGGATCCCGCTGGTCTCGCCGGAAGAATAA
- the petA gene encoding ubiquinol-cytochrome c reductase iron-sulfur subunit — protein sequence MTDENQVDASRRGLLVATCAAGGVAGLATAGAFVSTLQPSERAKAAGAPVEVDISSLTPGEMRTVEWRGKPVWILKRTPEMLESLKKTDGQVADPSSKRTDFSETPDYALNEWRSIRKDILVVVGICPHLGCSPSTRFQTGAQPSLPDDWNGGFLCPCHGSTFDLAGRVYKNKPAPDNLQVPRYMFEGDNKLVIGKDEKGEA from the coding sequence ATGACTGACGAGAATCAGGTCGACGCGAGTCGACGAGGTTTGCTTGTTGCGACTTGTGCAGCCGGCGGCGTAGCGGGTTTGGCCACCGCCGGAGCGTTCGTATCCACCTTGCAGCCATCAGAGCGTGCCAAGGCTGCGGGCGCACCGGTCGAAGTAGACATTTCGTCGTTGACCCCGGGTGAAATGCGCACCGTGGAGTGGCGCGGCAAGCCAGTGTGGATTCTCAAGCGCACGCCTGAAATGCTGGAGTCGCTCAAGAAGACCGACGGCCAGGTTGCCGACCCCAGCTCCAAGCGCACCGACTTCTCCGAGACTCCCGATTACGCCCTGAACGAATGGCGTTCCATCCGCAAGGACATCCTGGTGGTGGTGGGCATCTGCCCGCACCTGGGCTGCTCCCCCAGCACGCGCTTCCAGACCGGCGCCCAGCCCTCGCTGCCGGACGACTGGAACGGCGGTTTCCTCTGCCCCTGCCACGGCTCCACGTTCGACCTGGCCGGACGGGTCTACAAGAACAAGCCGGCCCCAGACAACCTCCAGGTGCCGCGTTACATGTTCGAAGGCGACAATAAACTTGTCATCGGCAAGGACGAGAAAGGGGAGGCCTGA
- the hisI gene encoding phosphoribosyl-AMP cyclohydrolase, which yields MSISAKWLNKVKWDEVGLVPVITQEVGSNDVLMFAWMNREALARTVEIGQAVYWSRSRKKLWHKGEESGHFQKVHEIRLDCDEDVVLLKVEQVAGIACHTGRHSCFFQKFEGSADNGEWQTVEAVIKELAPGAGGAPAESKADKPKRVRKSAASKPADTDKTPS from the coding sequence ATGAGCATCAGCGCCAAGTGGCTCAACAAGGTCAAGTGGGACGAGGTCGGCTTGGTGCCGGTGATCACCCAGGAAGTGGGCAGCAACGATGTCCTGATGTTCGCCTGGATGAACCGCGAGGCGCTGGCCAGGACCGTCGAGATCGGCCAGGCCGTCTACTGGAGTCGCTCGCGCAAGAAGCTGTGGCACAAGGGCGAGGAGTCCGGCCACTTCCAGAAGGTGCATGAGATCCGCCTCGATTGCGATGAAGACGTGGTGCTGCTGAAGGTCGAGCAGGTGGCCGGCATCGCCTGTCACACCGGCCGTCACTCCTGCTTCTTCCAGAAATTCGAGGGCAGCGCCGACAACGGCGAATGGCAGACCGTGGAAGCGGTGATCAAGGAGCTGGCGCCCGGCGCCGGCGGCGCGCCTGCCGAGTCCAAGGCCGACAAGCCCAAGCGAGTGCGCAAGAGCGCCGCCTCCAAGCCGGCCGATACCGACAAGACCCCATCATGA
- a CDS encoding Do family serine endopeptidase, producing MRRLWLLFAQTVTVGLALWFIVATLKPDWMSGGFSSRARPAQSTVQMQEATPDAPALNSYRHAARQAMPSVVNIFTTTEARPQKSPFQNDPFFRKFFGDQFDEQQQDDKQSSLGSGVIVSPQGYILTNNHVVEAADEIEVALADGRKASAKVVGIDPETDLAVIKIDLPNLPAITLGHPENSSVGDVVLAIGNPFGVGQTVTMGIVSALGRNHLGINTFENFIQTDAAINPGNSGGALVDTNGNLLGINTAIYSRTGGNLGIGFAIPMSTAKTVMEAIISNGQVVRGWIGVEPQDITPELAESFGLGKKTGAIIAGVLKGGPADRAGMKPGDILVSIEGKQVADTTEMLNVIAQLSPGQNIAMTVLRKSQETKLNITVGKRPPPPRSDDSDEE from the coding sequence ATGCGACGTTTATGGCTGTTGTTCGCCCAAACCGTGACGGTTGGCTTGGCGTTGTGGTTCATTGTAGCGACCTTGAAGCCCGACTGGATGTCCGGCGGCTTCAGCTCGCGCGCAAGGCCCGCGCAATCCACCGTACAGATGCAGGAGGCAACGCCGGACGCGCCCGCACTGAACTCCTATCGCCACGCCGCGCGCCAGGCGATGCCGTCGGTGGTGAACATCTTCACCACCACCGAGGCGCGCCCGCAGAAGAGTCCGTTCCAGAACGATCCCTTCTTCCGCAAGTTCTTCGGCGACCAGTTCGACGAGCAGCAGCAGGATGACAAACAATCGAGCCTGGGCTCGGGCGTGATCGTCAGCCCGCAGGGCTACATCCTCACCAACAACCACGTGGTGGAAGCCGCCGACGAGATCGAGGTGGCCCTGGCCGACGGCCGCAAGGCCAGCGCCAAGGTGGTCGGCATCGACCCGGAGACCGACCTGGCGGTGATCAAGATCGACCTGCCCAACCTGCCGGCCATCACGCTGGGGCATCCCGAGAACAGCTCGGTGGGCGACGTGGTGCTGGCCATCGGCAACCCGTTCGGCGTGGGCCAGACGGTCACCATGGGGATCGTCTCGGCGCTGGGCCGCAACCACCTGGGCATCAACACCTTCGAGAACTTCATCCAGACCGACGCCGCCATCAACCCCGGCAACTCGGGAGGCGCGCTGGTGGACACCAACGGCAACCTGCTGGGCATCAATACCGCGATCTATTCGCGCACCGGCGGCAACCTGGGCATTGGCTTCGCCATCCCGATGTCGACCGCCAAGACCGTGATGGAAGCCATCATCAGCAACGGCCAGGTGGTGCGCGGCTGGATCGGCGTCGAGCCGCAGGACATCACGCCCGAACTGGCCGAGAGCTTCGGCCTGGGCAAGAAGACCGGCGCCATCATCGCCGGTGTCCTCAAGGGCGGCCCGGCCGACCGCGCGGGCATGAAGCCGGGCGATATCCTGGTGAGCATCGAAGGCAAGCAGGTGGCCGACACCACGGAAATGCTCAACGTCATCGCCCAGCTCAGCCCCGGCCAGAACATCGCCATGACGGTGCTGCGCAAGTCGCAGGAGACCAAGCTGAACATTACCGTGGGCAAGCGTCCGCCGCCGCCCAGGAGCGACGACAGCGACGAAGAGTAA
- the tatC gene encoding twin-arginine translocase subunit TatC: MAEENNPAGAEDTFISHLIELRSRIVKASAVVLVVFLCMMPFAAHIFDVLAAPMIQALPAGSKMIATGVITPFLIPIKVTMMVAVLISLPWVLYQLWAFVAPGLYAHEKRLIAPLVVSSSLLFVAGVAFCYFFVFGVVFPFINNFAPKSVSVAPDIDAYVDFVLTMFVAFGVTFEVPVIVIVLVRMGLVPLAKLKQIRPYVIVGAFVIAAVVTPPDIMSQLMLAVPLVLLYEVGLLVAPIFERATRVPEEAGSSSAD, from the coding sequence ATGGCTGAAGAAAACAACCCCGCCGGCGCCGAAGATACCTTCATCTCGCACCTGATCGAACTGCGCAGCCGCATCGTCAAGGCTTCCGCCGTGGTGCTGGTGGTGTTCCTGTGCATGATGCCGTTCGCAGCCCACATCTTCGACGTGCTGGCCGCGCCGATGATCCAGGCGCTGCCCGCCGGCAGCAAGATGATCGCCACCGGCGTCATCACCCCGTTCCTGATCCCCATCAAGGTCACCATGATGGTGGCGGTGCTGATCTCGCTGCCGTGGGTGCTGTACCAGCTCTGGGCCTTCGTCGCGCCCGGCCTGTACGCGCATGAGAAGCGCCTGATCGCGCCGCTGGTGGTCTCCTCCTCGCTGCTGTTCGTCGCCGGCGTGGCGTTCTGCTACTTCTTCGTGTTCGGCGTGGTGTTCCCGTTCATCAACAACTTCGCGCCCAAGTCGGTGTCGGTGGCGCCGGACATCGACGCCTACGTCGATTTCGTGCTGACCATGTTCGTCGCCTTCGGCGTCACCTTCGAGGTCCCGGTGATCGTAATCGTGCTGGTGCGCATGGGCCTGGTGCCGCTGGCCAAGCTCAAGCAGATCCGTCCCTACGTGATCGTCGGCGCCTTCGTCATCGCCGCCGTGGTCACCCCGCCCGACATCATGAGCCAGCTGATGCTGGCGGTGCCGCTGGTGCTGCTGTACGAGGTGGGCCTGCTGGTCGCCCCGATCTTCGAGCGCGCCACGCGCGTGCCGGAGGAAGCCGGCTCGTCGTCGGCGGACTGA
- the mscL gene encoding large conductance mechanosensitive channel protein MscL, with amino-acid sequence MSMLKDFRAFAIKGNVIDLAVGVIIGGAFGKIVGSLVEDIIMPIVGKIFGGLDFANYYLPLNGQAYGLPLAEAKKAGAVFAYGNFLTILINFLILAFIIFQMVRAINKARDLAIKQEEAAPAVPAAPPEDVLLLREIRDALKK; translated from the coding sequence ATGAGCATGCTCAAAGACTTTCGCGCCTTCGCCATCAAGGGCAACGTCATCGACCTGGCCGTCGGTGTGATCATCGGCGGCGCGTTCGGCAAGATCGTGGGCTCGCTGGTCGAGGACATCATCATGCCCATCGTCGGCAAGATCTTCGGCGGCCTCGACTTCGCCAACTACTACCTGCCCCTGAACGGCCAGGCCTACGGCCTGCCGCTGGCCGAGGCCAAGAAGGCCGGCGCGGTCTTCGCCTACGGCAATTTCCTCACCATCCTGATCAACTTCCTGATCCTGGCCTTCATCATCTTTCAGATGGTGCGTGCGATCAACAAGGCGCGCGACCTCGCCATCAAGCAGGAAGAAGCCGCGCCGGCCGTCCCTGCCGCGCCGCCCGAAGACGTGCTGCTGCTGCGCGAGATCCGCGACGCGCTGAAGAAGTAA
- a CDS encoding Nif3-like dinuclear metal center hexameric protein — translation MTRDEFAAYLGQTLNAAQYRDYCPNGLQVEGRARIGRVVSGVTASLALIEAALDLKADAILVHHGYFWRGEDMRVIGTRQRRLKLLLSNDINLFAYHLPLDAHAQLGNNAQLARQLDLTASGRFGDDELGWIGRCNSPAVKTAADLAALIEKRLGRMPLLIGDPQQPVGNVAWCTGAAQGMLGDAIAAGASAYISGEISEPTVHLARETGTIYIAAGHHATERYGVQALGAHAAEHFGIEHQFIDIDNPV, via the coding sequence ATTACCAGAGACGAGTTCGCGGCCTATCTCGGACAGACACTTAACGCCGCGCAATACCGCGATTATTGCCCAAACGGCCTGCAGGTGGAAGGGCGCGCCCGGATCGGGCGCGTGGTCAGCGGCGTCACCGCCAGCCTGGCGTTGATCGAAGCCGCGCTCGACCTCAAGGCCGACGCCATCCTGGTCCACCATGGTTACTTCTGGCGCGGGGAGGATATGCGAGTCATCGGCACCAGGCAGCGCCGCCTGAAGCTGCTCTTGTCCAACGACATCAACCTGTTCGCCTACCACCTGCCGCTGGATGCGCATGCGCAGCTGGGCAACAACGCGCAACTGGCGCGCCAGCTCGACCTCACCGCCAGCGGTCGCTTCGGCGACGATGAGCTGGGCTGGATCGGCCGCTGCAATTCGCCCGCGGTGAAGACCGCCGCCGACCTGGCGGCGCTGATCGAGAAACGCCTGGGCCGCATGCCGCTGTTGATCGGCGATCCGCAGCAGCCGGTCGGCAATGTGGCCTGGTGCACCGGCGCCGCGCAAGGCATGCTGGGCGACGCCATTGCCGCCGGCGCATCGGCCTACATCAGCGGCGAGATTTCCGAACCTACTGTGCACCTGGCGCGCGAGACCGGCACCATCTACATCGCCGCCGGGCACCACGCCACCGAGCGCTATGGCGTGCAGGCGCTGGGCGCGCATGCGGCCGAGCATTTCGGCATCGAGCACCAGTTCATCGACATCGACAACCCGGTGTGA
- the hisA gene encoding 1-(5-phosphoribosyl)-5-[(5-phosphoribosylamino)methylideneamino]imidazole-4-carboxamide isomerase — translation MLLIPAIDLKDGHCVRLKQGDMEQATVFSEDPAEMALHWLKQGARRLHLVDLNGAFAGKPKNEAAVKAILKAVANFAEENDVEEIPVQLGGGIRDLDTIERYLDDGLSYIIIGTAAVKNPGFLHDACSAFPGQIIVGLDAKDGKVATDGWSKLSGHEVIDLAQKFEGYGCEAIVYTDIGRDGMMGGVNIEATVRLAQAVSIPIIASGGVHHIGDVEALCRVEDEGIEAVICGRSIYEGTLDLSSGQDRADELTRALEANRDAGGK, via the coding sequence ATGCTGCTTATACCCGCCATCGACCTGAAAGACGGTCATTGCGTCCGCCTCAAACAAGGCGATATGGAACAAGCCACCGTATTTTCCGAGGATCCCGCGGAAATGGCTTTGCATTGGTTGAAGCAAGGCGCGCGCCGCCTGCATCTGGTCGACCTCAACGGCGCCTTCGCCGGCAAGCCCAAGAACGAGGCTGCGGTGAAGGCCATCCTGAAGGCGGTCGCCAATTTCGCCGAGGAGAACGACGTCGAAGAGATCCCCGTCCAGCTGGGCGGCGGCATCCGCGACCTCGACACCATCGAGCGCTACCTCGACGACGGCCTGTCCTACATCATCATCGGCACCGCCGCGGTCAAGAACCCCGGCTTCCTGCACGACGCCTGCAGCGCCTTCCCGGGCCAGATCATCGTCGGCCTGGACGCCAAGGACGGCAAGGTCGCCACCGACGGCTGGAGCAAGCTGTCCGGCCACGAGGTGATCGACCTGGCGCAGAAGTTCGAAGGCTATGGCTGCGAAGCCATCGTCTACACCGACATCGGCCGCGACGGCATGATGGGCGGCGTCAACATCGAAGCCACCGTGCGCCTGGCGCAGGCGGTGTCGATCCCCATCATCGCTTCCGGCGGCGTGCACCACATCGGCGACGTGGAAGCGTTGTGCCGGGTCGAGGACGAGGGCATCGAAGCCGTCATCTGCGGCCGCTCGATCTATGAAGGCACGCTCGACCTCTCCAGCGGCCAGGACCGCGCCGATGAACTCACGCGCGCCCTGGAAGCCAATCGCGACGCCGGCGGCAAATAA
- a CDS encoding cytochrome c1, which yields MTLLKKVIATLALLPALALANEGGFPLDHAPDRTKDVSALQNGAKLFVNYCLNCHAASSMRYNRLRDIGLSEEQIKGNLLFTEGKVGDLMKISMSPADAKAWFGAAPPDLSVIARAKASEAGSGPDWIYTYLRSYYKDDSRPTGWNNMLFPNVGMPHVLWELQGIRTPKYVEEKDPHEEGKTIHKFTGFEQIKPGKMSAIDYDNAVADLVGYLEWMAEPAQNTRKRLGVWVLLFLGIFLVLTWRLNASYWKNVK from the coding sequence ATGACATTGCTGAAGAAAGTGATCGCGACGCTGGCGCTGCTGCCCGCGCTGGCCTTGGCCAACGAGGGCGGTTTCCCGCTGGACCATGCGCCCGACCGCACCAAGGATGTTTCCGCGTTGCAAAACGGCGCCAAGCTGTTCGTCAACTATTGCCTGAATTGCCACGCGGCCTCATCGATGCGCTACAACCGCCTGCGCGACATCGGCCTGTCGGAAGAGCAGATCAAGGGCAACCTGTTGTTTACAGAGGGGAAAGTCGGCGATCTGATGAAGATTTCGATGTCGCCGGCCGACGCCAAGGCCTGGTTCGGCGCCGCTCCGCCGGATCTTTCGGTGATCGCCCGGGCCAAGGCGTCGGAGGCCGGATCGGGCCCGGACTGGATTTATACCTACCTGCGCAGTTATTATAAGGACGACAGCCGCCCCACCGGCTGGAACAACATGCTGTTCCCCAACGTCGGCATGCCGCACGTGTTGTGGGAATTGCAAGGAATCCGGACTCCCAAGTACGTTGAGGAGAAAGATCCTCACGAAGAGGGCAAAACTATCCACAAATTCACAGGATTTGAGCAGATCAAGCCGGGCAAGATGAGCGCGATCGACTATGATAACGCCGTCGCCGATTTGGTCGGCTACCTGGAATGGATGGCCGAGCCCGCGCAGAACACGCGCAAACGGCTGGGCGTCTGGGTGCTGTTGTTCCTGGGCATCTTCCTGGTCCTGACGTGGCGTTTAAACGCCTCCTATTGGAAAAACGTCAAGTAA
- a CDS encoding cytochrome b — MGAFHEKKSPEGAPLSVKALNWVDSRFPLTSTWKAHLSEYYAPKNFNFWYAFGSLALLVLVIQIVTGIFLVMHYKPDANLAFASVEYIMRDVPWGWLVRYMHSTGASAFFIVVYLHMVRGLLYGSYRKPRELVWLFGVGIFLCLMGEAFFGYLLPWGQMSYWGAQVIVNLFGAVPFIGPDLSLWIRGDYVVSDATLNRFFSFHVIAIPLVLIGLVAAHIIALHEVGSNNPDGVEIKETTDENGVPLDGVPFHPYYSVHDIFAVAVFLIVFSAVVFFAPEMGGYFLEYNNFIPADSLKTPPHIAPVWYFTPFYSILRATTADFMGWLIAAVAAYVALLVFKSRLTGALKIAAIVIGLAIIGGMLVFDAKFWGVVLMGLSVVILGGLPWLDQSQVKSIRYRPSWHKYVYLVFGIAFVALGYLGVQPPTAIGTTVAQVCSFIYLGFFLLMPWWSAAGTFKQVPDRVTFHPH, encoded by the coding sequence ATGGGAGCTTTTCACGAAAAGAAATCGCCTGAGGGCGCGCCGCTCTCCGTCAAGGCACTCAACTGGGTCGATTCCCGTTTCCCCCTGACCTCCACCTGGAAAGCCCACCTTTCCGAGTACTACGCCCCCAAGAATTTCAACTTCTGGTACGCCTTCGGATCGCTGGCGCTGCTGGTGCTGGTGATCCAGATCGTCACCGGCATTTTCCTGGTGATGCACTACAAGCCGGACGCCAACCTGGCCTTCGCCTCCGTCGAGTACATCATGCGCGATGTGCCCTGGGGCTGGCTGGTGCGCTACATGCACTCCACCGGCGCCTCGGCCTTCTTCATCGTGGTCTACCTGCACATGGTGCGCGGCCTGCTCTACGGCTCGTACCGCAAGCCGCGCGAGCTGGTATGGCTGTTCGGCGTGGGCATCTTCCTGTGCCTGATGGGCGAAGCCTTCTTCGGCTACCTGCTGCCGTGGGGCCAGATGTCGTACTGGGGCGCGCAGGTGATCGTCAACCTGTTCGGCGCGGTGCCCTTCATCGGTCCCGACCTGTCGCTGTGGATCCGCGGCGACTACGTCGTCTCCGACGCCACGCTGAACCGCTTCTTCTCGTTCCACGTGATCGCCATTCCGCTGGTGCTGATCGGCCTGGTGGCGGCGCACATCATCGCGCTGCACGAAGTCGGCTCGAACAACCCCGACGGCGTCGAGATCAAGGAAACCACCGACGAGAACGGCGTGCCGCTGGATGGCGTGCCCTTCCACCCGTACTACTCGGTGCATGACATCTTCGCCGTGGCGGTGTTCCTGATCGTGTTCTCGGCGGTGGTGTTCTTCGCTCCCGAGATGGGCGGCTACTTCCTGGAGTACAACAACTTCATCCCGGCCGATTCGCTCAAGACGCCGCCGCACATCGCCCCGGTCTGGTACTTCACGCCGTTCTACTCGATCCTGCGCGCGACCACGGCCGACTTCATGGGCTGGCTGATCGCCGCCGTGGCGGCCTACGTGGCGCTGCTGGTGTTCAAGTCGCGCCTGACGGGCGCCCTCAAGATCGCCGCCATCGTGATCGGCCTGGCCATCATCGGCGGCATGCTGGTGTTCGACGCCAAGTTCTGGGGCGTGGTGCTGATGGGCCTGTCGGTGGTGATCCTCGGCGGCCTGCCGTGGCTGGACCAGTCGCAGGTCAAGTCGATCCGCTATCGTCCGAGCTGGCACAAGTATGTGTATCTCGTCTTCGGCATTGCCTTCGTTGCGCTGGGCTATCTGGGCGTGCAGCCGCCGACCGCCATCGGTACCACCGTGGCGCAGGTCTGCAGCTTCATCTACCTGGGCTTCTTCCTGCTGATGCCCTGGTGGAGCGCCGCCGGCACCTTCAAACAGGTGCCCGACCGCGTGACCTTCCATCCGCACTAA